One genomic region from Cydia pomonella isolate Wapato2018A chromosome 4, ilCydPomo1, whole genome shotgun sequence encodes:
- the LOC133516878 gene encoding uncharacterized protein LOC133516878 isoform X1 has translation MSPEETIEKFKHLGLSEQKAKETLKNVNVTKFLLAGLNEVNVASLPAGAGMLIYHLATKIKPQIANQLPFICKYIESGKLDSTLRVDAALEYLLSHISEASIDNAAFEKACGVGVVVTPEQVEQAVEKHMAKYKEELIQKRYRFNSGIVMQAVRADLPWADGKAIKNEVDVQILDLLGPKTEADLAPAPKPEKKAKGSETGKKQVKDAKAAAKPEKSEAAGDSVGAVSIHELMKKLPFHAPGENYKSDGYVVTPDTKRLLQEHLKITGGKVRTRFPPEPNGILHIGHAKAININFGYAAAHDGVCFLRYDDTNPEKEEEKFFVGIKDMVEWLGYKPYKITHSSDNFDQLYEWAVQLIKKDLAYVCHQKSEEIKGFNPPPSPYRNRPIGESLQLFEDMKNGKIDEGEATLRMKITLEEGKQDPVAYRIKFKPHHRTGSKWCIYPTYDYTHCLCDSIEHITHSLCTKEFQSRRSSYYWLCNALGIYCPVQWEYGRLNVNYTVVSKRKIAKLIDEGIVNDWDDPRLYTLTALRRRGVPAAAINSFCAGLGVTGALGAVDPAVLDAAVRDALNVSAPRYCTSTASAPASASPARSAPSTPPCSTPPSATRSTCPRPGTVHQQLLRRPRRHRRARRRRPRRARRRRPRRAQRVRAQVLYINSFCAGLGVTGALGAVDPAVLDAAVRDALNVSAPRYCTSTASAPASASPARSAPSTPPCSTPPSATRSTCPRPGTVHQQLLRRPRRHRRARRRRPRRARRRRPRRAQRVRAQVLYINSFCAGLGVTGALGAVDPAVLDAAVRDALNVSAPRYCTSTASAPASASPARSAPSTPPCSTPPSATRSTCPRPGTVHQQLLRRPRRHRRARRRRPRRARRRRPRRAQRVRAQVLYINSFCAGLGVTGALGAVDPAVLDAAVRDALNVSAPRYCTSTASAPASASPARSAPSTPPCSTPPSATRSTCPRPGTVHQQLLRRPRRHRRARRRRPRRARRRRPRRAQRVRAQVLYINSFCAGLGVTGALGAVDPAVLDAAVRDALNVSAPRYCTSTASAPASASPARSAPSTPPCSTPPSATRSTCPRPGTVHQQLLRRPRRHRRARRRRPRRARRRRPRRAQRVRAQVLYINSFCAGLGVTGALGAVDPAVLDAAVRDALNVSAPRYCTSTASAPASASPARSAPSTPPCSTPPSATRSTCPRPE, from the exons atgtcGCCGGAAGAAACTATAGAAAAGTTTAAGCATTTAGGTCTAAGTGAACAAAAGGCCAAAGAAACGTTGAAAAATGTAAACGTTACCAAGTTTTTACTCGCCGGTCTTAATGAG GTCAACGTTGCAAGTTTGCCAGCAGGAGCAGGCATGTTAATCTACCACCTGGCTACTAAAATTAAGCCTCAAATTGCAAACCAACTGCCgttcatctgtaaatatattGAAAGTGGGAAGCTCGATTCGACGTTACGAGTGGACGCTGCTCTGGAATATCTTCTTAGTCACATTAGTGAGGCTAGCATTGATAATGCCGCATTTGAAAAGGCCTGTGGGGTAGGAGTGGTGGTCACCCCAGAACAGGTGGAGCAGGCTGTTGAGAAACATATGGCCAAATATAAAGAGGAGCTAATTCAGAAAAGATACCGGTTCAATTCTGGCATTGTGATGCAAGCCGTGAGAGCTGACTTGCCATGGGCAGATGGTAAAGCTATTAAGAATGAAGTTGATGTTCAG ATTTTGGATTTACTTGGACCTAAAACTGAAGCTGATTTGGCACCTGCCCCTAAACCAGAGAAGAAAGCCAAAGGGTCTGAGACAGGAAAGAAGCAGGTCAAAGATGCTAAAG CAGCTGCCAAACCAGAAAAATCTGAAGCTGCTGGAGACTCTGTTGGGGCAGTTTCCATCCATGAGCTGATGAAAAAGCTCCCCTTCCATGCGCCGGGTGAAAACTATAAGTCTGATGGCTATGTTGTGACTCCAGATACTAAGAGACTACTTCAAGAGCATCTGAAAATTACTGGAGGGAAAGTTAGAACTAGGTTCCCCCCAGAGCCTAATGGAATTCTACATATTGGCCACGCTAAggctattaatattaattttgggTATGCTGCAGCTCATGACGGAGTATGTTTCTTGAGGTATGATGATACCAATCCGGAAAAAGAGGAGGAAAAATTCTTTGTAGGAATCAAGGATATGGTTGAGTGGCTTG GTTACAAACCATATAAAATCACCCATTCATCAGACAACTTTGACCAGCTGTATGAGTGGGCGGTGCAGTTAATTAAGAAGGATTTGGCCTATGTGTGCCACCAAAAGTCTGAAGAGATCAAAGGCTTCAATCCTCCACCTTCACCATATAGAAATAGGCCCATTGGAGAGAGTTTACAACTCTTTGAA GACATGAAGAACGGCAAAATCGACGAAGGCGAAGCTACACTGAGAATGAAGATTACCCTGGAGGAGGGCAAGCAGGACCCCGTGGCGTACAGAATAAAGTTCAAGCCGCACCACCGTACCGGCAGCAAGTGGTGCATTTACCCCACCTACGATTACACCCACTGTCTTTGCGACAGTATCGAGCACATCACACATTCTCTTTGCACTAAAGAGTTCCAGTCCCGGAG aTCATCGTACTATTGGCTGTGCAACGCGCTGGGCATCTACTGTCCTGTGCAGTGGGAGTACGGGCGGCTGAACGTGAACTACACCGTCGTGTCCAAGCGGAAGATAGCCAAGCTTATTGACGAAGGAATTGTTAACG ACTGGGATGACCCGCGCCTGTACACGCTGACGGCGCtgcggcggcgcggcgtgccGGCGGCGGCGATCAACAGCTTCTGCGCCGGCCTCGGCGTCACCGGCGCGCTCGGCGCCGTCGACCCCGCCGTGCTCGACGCCGCCGTCCGCGACGCGCTCAACGTGTCCGCGCCCAGGTACTGTACATCAACAGCTTCTGCGCCGGCCTCGGCGTCACCGGCGCGCTCGGCGCCGTCGACCCCGCCGTGCTCGACGCCGCCGTCCGCGACGCGCTCAACGTGTCCGCGCCCAGGTACTGTACATCAACAGCTTCTGCGCCGGCCTCGGCGTCACCGGCGCGCTCGGCGCCGTCGACCCCGCCGTGCTCGACGCCGCCGTCCGCGACGCGCTCAACGTGTCCGCGCCCAGGTACTGTACATCAACAGCTTCTGCGCCGGCCTCGGCGTCACCGGCGCGCTCGGCGCCGTCGACCCCGCCGTGCTCGACGCCGCCGTCCGCGACGCGCTCAACGTGTCCGCGCCCAGGTACTGTACATCAACAGCTTCTGCGCCGGCCTCGGCGTCACCGGCGCGCTCGGCGCCGTCGACCCCGCCGTGCTCGACGCCGCCGTCCGCGACGCGCTCAACGTGTCCGCGCCCAGGTACTGTACATCAACAGCTTCTGCGCCGGCCTCGGCGTCACCGGCGCGCTCGGCGCCGTCGACCCCGCCGTGCTCGACGCCGCCGTCCGCGACGCGCTCAACGTGTCCGCGCCCAGGTACTGTACATCAACAGCTTCTGCGCCGGCCTCGGCGTCACCGGCGCGCTCGGCGCCGTCGACCCCGCCGTGCTCGACGCCGCCGTCCGCGACGCGCTCAACGTGTCCGCGCCCAGGTACTGTACATCAACAGCTTCTGCGCCGGCCTCGGCGTCACCGGCGCGCTCGGCGCCGTCGACCCCGCCGTGCTCGACGCCGCCGTCCGCGACGCGCTCAACGTGTCCGCGCCCAGGTACTGTACATCAACAGCTTCTGCGCCGGCCTCGGCGTCACCGGCGCGCTCGGCGCCGTCGACCCCGCCGTGCTCGACGCCGCCGTCCGCGACGCGCTCAACGTGTCCGCGCCCAGGTACTGTACATCAACAGCTTCTGCGCCGGCCTCGGCGTCACCGGCGCGCTCGGCGCCGTCGACCCCGCCGTGCTCGACGCCGCCGTCCGCGACGCGCTCAACGTGTCCGCGCCCAGGTACTGTACATCAACAGCTTCTGCGCCGGCCTCGGCGTCACCGGCGCGCTCGGCGCCGTCGACCCCGCCGTGCTCGACGCCGCCGTCCGCGACGCGCTCAACGTGTCCGCGCCCAGGTACTGTACATCAACAGCTTCTGCGCCGGCCTCGGCGTCACCGGCGCGCTCGGCGCCGTCGACCCCGCCGTGCTCGACGCCGCCGTCCGCGACGCGCTCAACGTGTCCGCGCCCAGGTACTGTACATCAACAGCTTCTGCGCCGGCCTCGGCGTCACCGGCGCGCTCGGCGCCGTCGACCCCGCCGTGCTCGACGCCGCCGTCCGCGACGCGCTCAACGTGTCCGCGCCCAGGTACTGTACATCAACAGCTTCTGCGCCGGCCTCGGCGTCACCGGCGCGCTCGGCGCCGTCGACCCCGCCGTGCTCGACGCCGCCGTCCGCGACGCGCTCAACGTGTCCGCGCCCAGGTACTGTACATCAACAGCTTCTGCGCCGGCCTCGGCGTCACCGGCGCGCTCGGCGCCGTCGACCCCGCCGTGCTCGACGCCGCCGTCCGCGACGCGCTCAACGTGTCCGCGCCCAGGTACTGTACATCAACAGCTTCTGCGCCGGCCTCGGCGTCACCGGCGCGCTCGGCGCCGTCGACCCCGCCGTGCTCGACGCCGCCGTCCGCGACGCGCTCAACGTGTCCGCGCCCAGGTACTGTACATCAACAGCTTCTGCGCCGGCCTCGGCGTCACCGGCGCGCTCGGCGCCGTCGACCCCGCCGTGCTCGACGCCGCCGTCCGCGACGCGCTCAACGTGTCCGCGCCCAG AGTGA
- the LOC133516878 gene encoding probable glutamine--tRNA ligase isoform X3, whose amino-acid sequence MSPEETIEKFKHLGLSEQKAKETLKNVNVTKFLLAGLNEVNVASLPAGAGMLIYHLATKIKPQIANQLPFICKYIESGKLDSTLRVDAALEYLLSHISEASIDNAAFEKACGVGVVVTPEQVEQAVEKHMAKYKEELIQKRYRFNSGIVMQAVRADLPWADGKAIKNEVDVQILDLLGPKTEADLAPAPKPEKKAKGSETGKKQVKDAKAAAKPEKSEAAGDSVGAVSIHELMKKLPFHAPGENYKSDGYVVTPDTKRLLQEHLKITGGKVRTRFPPEPNGILHIGHAKAININFGYAAAHDGVCFLRYDDTNPEKEEEKFFVGIKDMVEWLGYKPYKITHSSDNFDQLYEWAVQLIKKDLAYVCHQKSEEIKGFNPPPSPYRNRPIGESLQLFEDMKNGKIDEGEATLRMKITLEEGKQDPVAYRIKFKPHHRTGSKWCIYPTYDYTHCLCDSIEHITHSLCTKEFQSRRSSYYWLCNALGIYCPVQWEYGRLNVNYTVVSKRKIAKLIDEGIVNDWDDPRLYTLTALRRRGVPAAAINSFCAGLGVTGALGAVDPAVLDAAVRDALNVSAPRVMVVLDPLKITITNFPSDKPVSVSVPNFPNEPEKGSHKVVFNRVIYIEATDFKEQPEKGYRRLTPTQSVGLRHAGYVVKVSKVIHDATGKVVEVECTAEPAEPAESSEKPKAFIHWVSDPVTVEVRLYEPLFKHKNPEDPSEVPGGFLSDCRSDTLRVVKALADGSVRGARVYDKFQFERIGFFSVDPDTNADNIVFNRTVSLKEDTGK is encoded by the exons atgtcGCCGGAAGAAACTATAGAAAAGTTTAAGCATTTAGGTCTAAGTGAACAAAAGGCCAAAGAAACGTTGAAAAATGTAAACGTTACCAAGTTTTTACTCGCCGGTCTTAATGAG GTCAACGTTGCAAGTTTGCCAGCAGGAGCAGGCATGTTAATCTACCACCTGGCTACTAAAATTAAGCCTCAAATTGCAAACCAACTGCCgttcatctgtaaatatattGAAAGTGGGAAGCTCGATTCGACGTTACGAGTGGACGCTGCTCTGGAATATCTTCTTAGTCACATTAGTGAGGCTAGCATTGATAATGCCGCATTTGAAAAGGCCTGTGGGGTAGGAGTGGTGGTCACCCCAGAACAGGTGGAGCAGGCTGTTGAGAAACATATGGCCAAATATAAAGAGGAGCTAATTCAGAAAAGATACCGGTTCAATTCTGGCATTGTGATGCAAGCCGTGAGAGCTGACTTGCCATGGGCAGATGGTAAAGCTATTAAGAATGAAGTTGATGTTCAG ATTTTGGATTTACTTGGACCTAAAACTGAAGCTGATTTGGCACCTGCCCCTAAACCAGAGAAGAAAGCCAAAGGGTCTGAGACAGGAAAGAAGCAGGTCAAAGATGCTAAAG CAGCTGCCAAACCAGAAAAATCTGAAGCTGCTGGAGACTCTGTTGGGGCAGTTTCCATCCATGAGCTGATGAAAAAGCTCCCCTTCCATGCGCCGGGTGAAAACTATAAGTCTGATGGCTATGTTGTGACTCCAGATACTAAGAGACTACTTCAAGAGCATCTGAAAATTACTGGAGGGAAAGTTAGAACTAGGTTCCCCCCAGAGCCTAATGGAATTCTACATATTGGCCACGCTAAggctattaatattaattttgggTATGCTGCAGCTCATGACGGAGTATGTTTCTTGAGGTATGATGATACCAATCCGGAAAAAGAGGAGGAAAAATTCTTTGTAGGAATCAAGGATATGGTTGAGTGGCTTG GTTACAAACCATATAAAATCACCCATTCATCAGACAACTTTGACCAGCTGTATGAGTGGGCGGTGCAGTTAATTAAGAAGGATTTGGCCTATGTGTGCCACCAAAAGTCTGAAGAGATCAAAGGCTTCAATCCTCCACCTTCACCATATAGAAATAGGCCCATTGGAGAGAGTTTACAACTCTTTGAA GACATGAAGAACGGCAAAATCGACGAAGGCGAAGCTACACTGAGAATGAAGATTACCCTGGAGGAGGGCAAGCAGGACCCCGTGGCGTACAGAATAAAGTTCAAGCCGCACCACCGTACCGGCAGCAAGTGGTGCATTTACCCCACCTACGATTACACCCACTGTCTTTGCGACAGTATCGAGCACATCACACATTCTCTTTGCACTAAAGAGTTCCAGTCCCGGAG aTCATCGTACTATTGGCTGTGCAACGCGCTGGGCATCTACTGTCCTGTGCAGTGGGAGTACGGGCGGCTGAACGTGAACTACACCGTCGTGTCCAAGCGGAAGATAGCCAAGCTTATTGACGAAGGAATTGTTAACG ACTGGGATGACCCGCGCCTGTACACGCTGACGGCGCtgcggcggcgcggcgtgccGGCGGCGGCGATCAACAGCTTCTGCGCCGGCCTCGGCGTCACCGGCGCGCTCGGCGCCGTCGACCCCGCCGTGCTCGACGCCGCCGTCCGCGACGCGCTCAACGTGTCCGCGCCCAG AGTGATGGTCGTATTGGATCCGCTGAAGATTACCATCACCAATTTCCCGAGCGACAAGCCCGTATCCGTGTCCGTGCCGAACTTCCCGAACGAGCCCGAGAAGGGCTCCCACAAGGTCGTGTTCAACCGGGTCATATACATTGAGGCCACCGACTTTAAGGAGCAGCCCGAGAAGGGGTACCGACGTCTGACGCCCACGCAGTCTGTGGGTCTGAGGCACGCCGGATACGTAGTTAAG GTATCGAAGGTGATTCACGACGCGACAGGCAAGGTGGTCGAGGTGGAGTGCACGGCCGAGCCGGCCGAGCCGGCCGAGTCCTCCGAAAAGCCGAAGGCCTTCATCCACTGGGTGTCCGACCCCGTCACCGTTGAAGTGAGGCTGTACGAACCACT GTTCAAACACAAGAACCCGGAGGACCCGAGCGAAGTGCCGGGCGGGTTTCT
- the LOC133516878 gene encoding uncharacterized protein LOC133516878 isoform X2: MSPEETIEKFKHLGLSEQKAKETLKNVNVTKFLLAGLNEVNVASLPAGAGMLIYHLATKIKPQIANQLPFICKYIESGKLDSTLRVDAALEYLLSHISEASIDNAAFEKACGVGVVVTPEQVEQAVEKHMAKYKEELIQKRYRFNSGIVMQAVRADLPWADGKAIKNEVDVQILDLLGPKTEADLAPAPKPEKKAKGSETGKKQVKDAKAAKPEKSEAAGDSVGAVSIHELMKKLPFHAPGENYKSDGYVVTPDTKRLLQEHLKITGGKVRTRFPPEPNGILHIGHAKAININFGYAAAHDGVCFLRYDDTNPEKEEEKFFVGIKDMVEWLGYKPYKITHSSDNFDQLYEWAVQLIKKDLAYVCHQKSEEIKGFNPPPSPYRNRPIGESLQLFEDMKNGKIDEGEATLRMKITLEEGKQDPVAYRIKFKPHHRTGSKWCIYPTYDYTHCLCDSIEHITHSLCTKEFQSRRSSYYWLCNALGIYCPVQWEYGRLNVNYTVVSKRKIAKLIDEGIVNDWDDPRLYTLTALRRRGVPAAAINSFCAGLGVTGALGAVDPAVLDAAVRDALNVSAPRYCTSTASAPASASPARSAPSTPPCSTPPSATRSTCPRPGTVHQQLLRRPRRHRRARRRRPRRARRRRPRRAQRVRAQVLYINSFCAGLGVTGALGAVDPAVLDAAVRDALNVSAPRYCTSTASAPASASPARSAPSTPPCSTPPSATRSTCPRPGTVHQQLLRRPRRHRRARRRRPRRARRRRPRRAQRVRAQVLYINSFCAGLGVTGALGAVDPAVLDAAVRDALNVSAPRYCTSTASAPASASPARSAPSTPPCSTPPSATRSTCPRPGTVHQQLLRRPRRHRRARRRRPRRARRRRPRRAQRVRAQVLYINSFCAGLGVTGALGAVDPAVLDAAVRDALNVSAPRYCTSTASAPASASPARSAPSTPPCSTPPSATRSTCPRPGTVHQQLLRRPRRHRRARRRRPRRARRRRPRRAQRVRAQVLYINSFCAGLGVTGALGAVDPAVLDAAVRDALNVSAPRYCTSTASAPASASPARSAPSTPPCSTPPSATRSTCPRPGTVHQQLLRRPRRHRRARRRRPRRARRRRPRRAQRVRAQVLYINSFCAGLGVTGALGAVDPAVLDAAVRDALNVSAPRYCTSTASAPASASPARSAPSTPPCSTPPSATRSTCPRPE; the protein is encoded by the exons atgtcGCCGGAAGAAACTATAGAAAAGTTTAAGCATTTAGGTCTAAGTGAACAAAAGGCCAAAGAAACGTTGAAAAATGTAAACGTTACCAAGTTTTTACTCGCCGGTCTTAATGAG GTCAACGTTGCAAGTTTGCCAGCAGGAGCAGGCATGTTAATCTACCACCTGGCTACTAAAATTAAGCCTCAAATTGCAAACCAACTGCCgttcatctgtaaatatattGAAAGTGGGAAGCTCGATTCGACGTTACGAGTGGACGCTGCTCTGGAATATCTTCTTAGTCACATTAGTGAGGCTAGCATTGATAATGCCGCATTTGAAAAGGCCTGTGGGGTAGGAGTGGTGGTCACCCCAGAACAGGTGGAGCAGGCTGTTGAGAAACATATGGCCAAATATAAAGAGGAGCTAATTCAGAAAAGATACCGGTTCAATTCTGGCATTGTGATGCAAGCCGTGAGAGCTGACTTGCCATGGGCAGATGGTAAAGCTATTAAGAATGAAGTTGATGTTCAG ATTTTGGATTTACTTGGACCTAAAACTGAAGCTGATTTGGCACCTGCCCCTAAACCAGAGAAGAAAGCCAAAGGGTCTGAGACAGGAAAGAAGCAGGTCAAAGATGCTAAAG CTGCCAAACCAGAAAAATCTGAAGCTGCTGGAGACTCTGTTGGGGCAGTTTCCATCCATGAGCTGATGAAAAAGCTCCCCTTCCATGCGCCGGGTGAAAACTATAAGTCTGATGGCTATGTTGTGACTCCAGATACTAAGAGACTACTTCAAGAGCATCTGAAAATTACTGGAGGGAAAGTTAGAACTAGGTTCCCCCCAGAGCCTAATGGAATTCTACATATTGGCCACGCTAAggctattaatattaattttgggTATGCTGCAGCTCATGACGGAGTATGTTTCTTGAGGTATGATGATACCAATCCGGAAAAAGAGGAGGAAAAATTCTTTGTAGGAATCAAGGATATGGTTGAGTGGCTTG GTTACAAACCATATAAAATCACCCATTCATCAGACAACTTTGACCAGCTGTATGAGTGGGCGGTGCAGTTAATTAAGAAGGATTTGGCCTATGTGTGCCACCAAAAGTCTGAAGAGATCAAAGGCTTCAATCCTCCACCTTCACCATATAGAAATAGGCCCATTGGAGAGAGTTTACAACTCTTTGAA GACATGAAGAACGGCAAAATCGACGAAGGCGAAGCTACACTGAGAATGAAGATTACCCTGGAGGAGGGCAAGCAGGACCCCGTGGCGTACAGAATAAAGTTCAAGCCGCACCACCGTACCGGCAGCAAGTGGTGCATTTACCCCACCTACGATTACACCCACTGTCTTTGCGACAGTATCGAGCACATCACACATTCTCTTTGCACTAAAGAGTTCCAGTCCCGGAG aTCATCGTACTATTGGCTGTGCAACGCGCTGGGCATCTACTGTCCTGTGCAGTGGGAGTACGGGCGGCTGAACGTGAACTACACCGTCGTGTCCAAGCGGAAGATAGCCAAGCTTATTGACGAAGGAATTGTTAACG ACTGGGATGACCCGCGCCTGTACACGCTGACGGCGCtgcggcggcgcggcgtgccGGCGGCGGCGATCAACAGCTTCTGCGCCGGCCTCGGCGTCACCGGCGCGCTCGGCGCCGTCGACCCCGCCGTGCTCGACGCCGCCGTCCGCGACGCGCTCAACGTGTCCGCGCCCAGGTACTGTACATCAACAGCTTCTGCGCCGGCCTCGGCGTCACCGGCGCGCTCGGCGCCGTCGACCCCGCCGTGCTCGACGCCGCCGTCCGCGACGCGCTCAACGTGTCCGCGCCCAGGTACTGTACATCAACAGCTTCTGCGCCGGCCTCGGCGTCACCGGCGCGCTCGGCGCCGTCGACCCCGCCGTGCTCGACGCCGCCGTCCGCGACGCGCTCAACGTGTCCGCGCCCAGGTACTGTACATCAACAGCTTCTGCGCCGGCCTCGGCGTCACCGGCGCGCTCGGCGCCGTCGACCCCGCCGTGCTCGACGCCGCCGTCCGCGACGCGCTCAACGTGTCCGCGCCCAGGTACTGTACATCAACAGCTTCTGCGCCGGCCTCGGCGTCACCGGCGCGCTCGGCGCCGTCGACCCCGCCGTGCTCGACGCCGCCGTCCGCGACGCGCTCAACGTGTCCGCGCCCAGGTACTGTACATCAACAGCTTCTGCGCCGGCCTCGGCGTCACCGGCGCGCTCGGCGCCGTCGACCCCGCCGTGCTCGACGCCGCCGTCCGCGACGCGCTCAACGTGTCCGCGCCCAGGTACTGTACATCAACAGCTTCTGCGCCGGCCTCGGCGTCACCGGCGCGCTCGGCGCCGTCGACCCCGCCGTGCTCGACGCCGCCGTCCGCGACGCGCTCAACGTGTCCGCGCCCAGGTACTGTACATCAACAGCTTCTGCGCCGGCCTCGGCGTCACCGGCGCGCTCGGCGCCGTCGACCCCGCCGTGCTCGACGCCGCCGTCCGCGACGCGCTCAACGTGTCCGCGCCCAGGTACTGTACATCAACAGCTTCTGCGCCGGCCTCGGCGTCACCGGCGCGCTCGGCGCCGTCGACCCCGCCGTGCTCGACGCCGCCGTCCGCGACGCGCTCAACGTGTCCGCGCCCAGGTACTGTACATCAACAGCTTCTGCGCCGGCCTCGGCGTCACCGGCGCGCTCGGCGCCGTCGACCCCGCCGTGCTCGACGCCGCCGTCCGCGACGCGCTCAACGTGTCCGCGCCCAGGTACTGTACATCAACAGCTTCTGCGCCGGCCTCGGCGTCACCGGCGCGCTCGGCGCCGTCGACCCCGCCGTGCTCGACGCCGCCGTCCGCGACGCGCTCAACGTGTCCGCGCCCAGGTACTGTACATCAACAGCTTCTGCGCCGGCCTCGGCGTCACCGGCGCGCTCGGCGCCGTCGACCCCGCCGTGCTCGACGCCGCCGTCCGCGACGCGCTCAACGTGTCCGCGCCCAGGTACTGTACATCAACAGCTTCTGCGCCGGCCTCGGCGTCACCGGCGCGCTCGGCGCCGTCGACCCCGCCGTGCTCGACGCCGCCGTCCGCGACGCGCTCAACGTGTCCGCGCCCAGGTACTGTACATCAACAGCTTCTGCGCCGGCCTCGGCGTCACCGGCGCGCTCGGCGCCGTCGACCCCGCCGTGCTCGACGCCGCCGTCCGCGACGCGCTCAACGTGTCCGCGCCCAGGTACTGTACATCAACAGCTTCTGCGCCGGCCTCGGCGTCACCGGCGCGCTCGGCGCCGTCGACCCCGCCGTGCTCGACGCCGCCGTCCGCGACGCGCTCAACGTGTCCGCGCCCAGGTACTGTACATCAACAGCTTCTGCGCCGGCCTCGGCGTCACCGGCGCGCTCGGCGCCGTCGACCCCGCCGTGCTCGACGCCGCCGTCCGCGACGCGCTCAACGTGTCCGCGCCCAGGTACTGTACATCAACAGCTTCTGCGCCGGCCTCGGCGTCACCGGCGCGCTCGGCGCCGTCGACCCCGCCGTGCTCGACGCCGCCGTCCGCGACGCGCTCAACGTGTCCGCGCCCAG AGTGA